A region from the Volucribacter amazonae genome encodes:
- a CDS encoding ash family protein: MKPSNNTTIYTKKALQQNGFKAILLTQSQKTIAEPENSNDKLVANSTPKEKRAFFVRDFRTPKENNRSNFGLVAYHSMMAYSGQSLAIGCFPVKAVSHPAIRYRQTVRSLAIAFDNLFTGLLAMKTFTKLTALFTPIALTQTVKGGIYA, encoded by the coding sequence ATGAAACCTAGCAATAATACCACAATTTACACAAAAAAGGCTTTACAACAAAACGGTTTTAAGGCTATATTACTCACGCAATCGCAAAAAACGATTGCCGAGCCTGAGAACTCGAACGATAAACTTGTGGCGAACAGCACGCCAAAAGAAAAACGTGCTTTTTTTGTTCGTGATTTTCGCACACCTAAAGAAAACAACCGATCCAATTTTGGATTGGTAGCATATCATTCTATGATGGCGTATAGTGGGCAATCCTTAGCGATTGGCTGTTTTCCTGTAAAGGCAGTTTCTCACCCTGCTATACGCTATCGCCAAACCGTGAGAAGTTTAGCGATAGCCTTTGATAATTTATTTACAGGACTATTAGCAATGAAAACTTTCACAAAACTAACCGCACTTTTTACCCCTATTGCCTTAACTCAAACCGTAAAAGGGGGGATTTATGCGTAA
- a CDS encoding antA/AntB antirepressor family protein → MQHQIIALLKQQPYTNQQQESIHGIDARNLHQALGVGRDFSNWIKARIKQADFINGLDFIVVENLSSPKRASANNEQYTKARPQKQIDYIISLDMAKHLCLMEKSPVGKAIRQHFIESEKQLATIAPKVYRKQIAQTQIRLATIDNNQRLTDELKAYLIRQGKPIKAHYFMNENSMLDSLVLGQSLNQWRKEQGIQGNIRECFTPQQLATLSQLQETDIALIRLDMNYQKRKGWLLTLAKRETPHH, encoded by the coding sequence ATGCAACATCAAATTATTGCACTACTAAAACAACAACCCTATACCAACCAACAACAAGAGAGCATTCACGGCATAGACGCAAGAAATTTACATCAAGCCTTAGGCGTGGGGCGTGATTTTTCTAACTGGATAAAAGCCCGTATTAAGCAGGCTGATTTTATTAATGGTTTAGATTTTATTGTTGTTGAAAATTTGAGCTCACCAAAACGGGCGAGCGCAAATAATGAGCAATACACTAAAGCCAGACCACAAAAGCAAATTGATTACATCATTAGCTTAGATATGGCGAAACATTTATGCTTAATGGAAAAAAGCCCCGTAGGTAAAGCAATCCGCCAGCACTTTATCGAGTCAGAAAAACAATTAGCCACCATAGCCCCTAAAGTTTACCGTAAGCAGATAGCCCAAACACAAATCAGACTCGCCACCATTGACAATAATCAGCGATTAACTGATGAGCTAAAAGCCTATTTAATCCGCCAAGGTAAGCCCATTAAAGCCCATTACTTTATGAATGAAAACAGTATGCTAGATAGCCTTGTATTAGGGCAAAGCCTTAACCAATGGCGAAAAGAGCAAGGTATTCAAGGAAATATAAGGGAATGTTTTACGCCACAGCAATTAGCCACGCTTAGCCAACTACAAGAAACGGATATCGCCTTAATTCGCCTTGATATGAATTATCAGAAACGGAAAGGCTGGCTATTGACATTAGCAAAGCGAGAAACGCCCCACCATTAA